In a genomic window of Methanomicrobia archaeon:
- a CDS encoding endonuclease/exonuclease/phosphatase family protein, whose amino-acid sequence MDRGHLAGFVVVAVVVVALVAGCVDEFPIPSSTPSTTPTATPASTSTPSPTPLSPSPTPSAAPSSLSPSPSPSSIPSSSPSPSSGGDHGEEKVRIGAFNIQTFGPTKSSKPEVMDVLARIVRTYDIVAIQELRDKSQTTLPALIDLVNADGSRYDYVVSERLGRTEHYREQYAYLYNTQTIQLVGTPQTYPEPGGTDPFHREPYIASFKAAGGNFDATLMVIHTDPDEATEEINALDAVVSYARSACPGEQDFIVLGDLNADCSYFDEDSASTLSGSEYYWCIDNNVDTTTKTTDCTYDRIIITNAAVSDYTGDAGVYRFDQKYGLTVDETTVVSDHYPVYAEFWCVGDED is encoded by the coding sequence ATGGACCGGGGGCACCTCGCTGGTTTCGTTGTGGTAGCAGTTGTAGTTGTTGCGCTTGTCGCAGGCTGCGTCGATGAATTCCCGATACCCAGCTCAACACCTTCTACAACTCCAACAGCAACCCCGGCATCTACATCCACGCCTTCGCCCACACCTCTTTCACCTTCGCCCACCCCTTCTGCCGCACCATCTTCACTGTCGCCTTCGCCGTCGCCCTCGTCCATACCTTCTTCTTCACCATCGCCTTCGTCTGGCGGTGATCACGGCGAAGAAAAGGTTCGAATCGGCGCCTTCAACATCCAGACGTTCGGTCCGACCAAATCCTCCAAGCCGGAGGTGATGGATGTACTTGCAAGGATTGTCCGCACCTATGATATCGTGGCTATCCAGGAACTCCGGGACAAATCTCAGACCACGCTTCCGGCATTGATTGATCTTGTGAACGCAGATGGCTCGCGGTATGATTATGTGGTGAGTGAACGATTAGGCCGAACCGAGCATTACCGAGAGCAGTATGCGTACCTTTACAACACCCAGACCATCCAACTGGTTGGCACGCCGCAGACCTATCCGGAACCGGGAGGCACCGATCCGTTCCACCGAGAGCCGTACATCGCCTCGTTCAAGGCAGCTGGGGGCAACTTCGATGCGACGCTCATGGTTATTCATACGGATCCAGACGAGGCGACGGAAGAGATCAATGCGCTTGATGCCGTGGTGAGCTATGCGCGGAGCGCGTGCCCAGGTGAGCAGGACTTCATCGTGCTGGGCGATTTGAACGCCGATTGCTCGTATTTCGATGAAGATTCCGCTTCGACTTTGAGCGGTAGCGAGTATTACTGGTGCATTGACAACAACGTGGATACAACAACGAAGACCACCGATTGCACCTACGATCGCATTATAATAACGAATGCTGCGGTATCGGATTATACCGGCGATGCTGGTGTTTACAGATTTGATCAGAAATATGGATTAACTGTAGACGAGACCACCGTGGTGTCGGATCATTACCCCGTGTACGCGGAGTTTTGGTGTGTGGGAGATGAAGATTAA
- a CDS encoding tyrosine-type recombinase/integrase, whose translation MGDIHGHQRRLELAFHRLERALITEEDRALIKDFVHYKTAAQSIGLLRQDKYLRSLMLIAERYLDGRTYASLTREDVMEIVSNIERSGMSGWTKHDYRVILKAFMIWLGKEKEVVWIKTSKPRKLPDEILNEGEISRLIDSARSLRDKAFVACLYEGGFRISEIGGLRMKDVDFDRYGAIAMVEGKTGMRRVRLIWSTPYLSQWLEAHPQREDRLAPVWIKKDGKALGYPALREQLREIAKRAGIKKKVNPHNFRHSRSTHLASRLTESQMEEYLGWVQGSRMPSIYVHMSGRDLDGDLLKMYGLEDKRDDEPIKLKMQECPHCRTVNTAGARICINCRKPLAVDEVLDLEARSKEFLLDMMDSLAKNPEKVAQFKAFFKTE comes from the coding sequence GTGGGCGATATACATGGGCATCAGCGGCGATTGGAGTTGGCCTTCCATCGGCTTGAGAGGGCATTAATTACAGAAGAAGACCGCGCGCTGATAAAGGATTTTGTACACTACAAGACAGCGGCTCAAAGTATCGGGTTGTTACGGCAGGATAAGTATTTGCGGAGCCTGATGCTTATCGCCGAACGATACCTGGACGGGCGAACTTATGCTTCGCTTACCCGCGAGGACGTAATGGAGATAGTATCGAACATTGAACGTAGCGGGATGAGCGGCTGGACGAAACACGATTATCGGGTGATCTTGAAGGCCTTCATGATCTGGTTGGGCAAGGAGAAGGAGGTTGTATGGATCAAAACATCGAAGCCGCGTAAGCTCCCGGATGAGATCCTTAATGAAGGGGAGATATCGCGGTTGATCGACAGTGCGCGGAGTTTACGCGACAAGGCGTTCGTTGCATGCCTGTACGAGGGTGGGTTCCGGATAAGCGAGATCGGCGGGCTGCGCATGAAGGATGTGGATTTCGATCGTTATGGTGCGATTGCGATGGTAGAGGGCAAAACCGGCATGCGGCGCGTTCGGCTCATCTGGTCGACGCCGTATCTATCGCAATGGCTGGAGGCGCATCCGCAGCGCGAGGATCGACTGGCACCGGTCTGGATAAAGAAGGATGGTAAGGCACTGGGATATCCGGCGCTGCGCGAGCAACTGCGAGAGATTGCGAAGCGAGCGGGGATCAAGAAGAAGGTGAACCCGCACAACTTCAGGCATTCGCGATCAACGCATCTCGCCTCGCGGTTGACGGAATCGCAGATGGAGGAATATTTAGGCTGGGTGCAGGGTTCGAGGATGCCGTCGATCTACGTGCACATGTCGGGCCGTGACCTCGATGGAGACTTGCTCAAGATGTACGGGTTGGAGGATAAGCGTGACGACGAGCCGATCAAGCTGAAGATGCAGGAGTGTCCGCATTGCCGCACCGTGAACACCGCGGGTGCACGCATCTGCATAAACTGCCGTAAACCGCTCGCGGTGGATGAAGTGCTTGACCTTGAGGCACGTAGCAAAGAGTTCTTACTCGATATGATGGATTCGCTTGCGAAGAATCCAGAGAAGGTGGCACAGTTTAAGGCGTTCTTTAAGACTGAATAA
- a CDS encoding winged helix-turn-helix transcriptional regulator has translation MGDTFDLTRKEVKKQDTAQDPKLNFNLSLLQQLRSGRRPAQIAQELGMSKPALQYHLNQLKAAGLVTKLGYGVWEVNDIPLITPRKEVKKTIQVTLDNTTQKLKFLGVSDSVRGHAFVFVLKVPPGLLNWNNRRREEYLKKHGLDYQRLLIAGGGQRIWMGGRKVWLTNKSVIIYEKSSFFAETAKDAKKYALMTFIALVKKLERTLHADFTFKLGKEYRFKVSRQHFALVKNALAEQYDYEGKRLHVHEPDAGKLWFVIDNSFNLHEAETVHQRTAVSDNAKVQNFFNSLKECPVTTDELIAAIAGVTQNQIAFAENISTHIQAIRELGQGVQELNQLLAKFEAEMRDARESTQTSLADLLQTSGVKKKL, from the coding sequence ATGGGCGACACCTTCGACCTCACGCGCAAAGAAGTTAAAAAACAAGACACCGCACAAGACCCGAAGTTAAATTTTAACTTGTCCCTGCTACAGCAGCTCCGCAGCGGCCGACGACCTGCTCAAATCGCCCAGGAGCTCGGCATGTCGAAGCCCGCGCTGCAGTACCATCTGAACCAGCTCAAGGCGGCAGGGCTCGTTACAAAGCTAGGCTATGGCGTTTGGGAAGTCAACGACATACCCCTGATCACCCCCAGAAAAGAAGTTAAAAAAACAATCCAAGTGACTCTTGACAACACTACACAGAAGTTAAAATTCCTCGGGGTGTCTGACTCCGTTCGCGGGCACGCATTCGTATTCGTGCTGAAGGTGCCGCCGGGTTTGCTGAACTGGAACAACCGCCGGCGTGAAGAATACCTCAAGAAGCACGGACTCGACTACCAGCGGCTCTTGATCGCAGGTGGCGGGCAACGCATCTGGATGGGCGGCCGGAAGGTGTGGCTCACGAACAAGTCGGTGATCATCTACGAGAAGAGCTCGTTTTTCGCGGAGACGGCGAAAGATGCGAAGAAGTATGCGCTCATGACCTTCATTGCGCTCGTGAAGAAGCTCGAGCGAACACTTCATGCGGATTTCACGTTCAAACTCGGGAAGGAATATCGATTCAAGGTGTCGCGACAGCACTTTGCGCTCGTCAAGAACGCGCTTGCAGAGCAGTACGATTACGAAGGCAAGCGACTGCACGTGCACGAGCCGGACGCAGGCAAGCTCTGGTTTGTGATCGATAACTCGTTCAATTTGCACGAGGCGGAGACGGTGCACCAGCGCACCGCGGTCTCTGATAATGCGAAGGTGCAGAACTTCTTCAACTCGCTGAAAGAGTGCCCGGTGACCACTGATGAGCTCATCGCGGCGATCGCAGGCGTCACGCAGAATCAGATCGCGTTCGCAGAGAATATCAGCACGCATATCCAGGCCATCCGTGAGCTCGGGCAAGGCGTGCAGGAGCTGAATCAACTACTTGCGAAATTCGAAGCGGAGATGCGCGACGCGCGCGAGAGCACGCAAACGTCGCTCGCTGATCTGCTCCAAACGAGCGGGGTGAAGAAAAAATTGTAG
- a CDS encoding winged helix-turn-helix transcriptional regulator, whose protein sequence is MKLSPRESELLEDANIFEHPVRCQIVELLAEQPMHINALSRALGEERGLVGYHLSTLQEHGFVTSKYKIFFLLEQRGIALRLYTVTDKVAAAKAKSG, encoded by the coding sequence ATGAAATTATCACCGCGCGAAAGCGAGCTTTTGGAAGACGCTAACATCTTCGAGCACCCCGTAAGGTGCCAGATTGTGGAGCTGCTCGCAGAGCAGCCGATGCACATCAACGCGCTGAGTAGAGCGTTAGGTGAAGAGCGGGGGCTCGTTGGGTATCATCTTAGTACATTGCAAGAGCACGGATTCGTGACGAGCAAGTACAAAATCTTTTTCCTGCTAGAGCAGAGAGGCATAGCTCTGAGGTTATACACCGTCACTGATAAGGTCGCGGCAGCGAAAGCGAAAAGTGGTTAA